Proteins found in one Oryza glaberrima chromosome 4, OglaRS2, whole genome shotgun sequence genomic segment:
- the LOC127769883 gene encoding uncharacterized protein LOC127769883, with protein sequence MEGEEESESWPPQLAPPSSPASAVLSDEDLLGEILLRLESHDHLVAVAIVCKHWLRVASGELFLRRFRVIHPPRLLGFCVDDGGGGDAGRRPQFKALPQHPGVAAAAAHRTRHRFFGAFGHLAGYHRPSIADCRDGRVLVESPDRAPRRLGINTPYRYTVLRPPHPRESVQLLPPLPPPPGRGAGKHVVERVFLPEDGGGGGGDHGITLVYVLLVERRVTARVHVLDSGGAWGAPTTAETELPAPSCDDAVDTVLPPINGDVYVVTTSGYTLGLRLGTTRFTVVELPDAARSSANFRMAWSHAAAADDDDDVARGRLCLVHGDGTRLSVWHRKTTTTEDDGGAAGVGWRLADTFCVREACERIEWLPDGWWTGRVAVIAVGDNAEFALLDLEKVGVVIYVHLQWRTVKMVYERKLADADDGGGGGGDRQRPVRVFPLTTVWPPTFPALDKPRQNCCVRSPDGLVGAVVMTCHAGWSATSPSCSRRDDDDEDEDVGAVLPGCSWAGWFDDMAAMVAQLAEWAAQPRSPRRWRWSCL encoded by the coding sequence atggaaggagaagaagagagtgaAAGCTGGCCGCCGCAGctcgcaccgccgtcgtcgccggcgagcgccgtGCTCTCCGACGAGGACCTCCTCGGcgagatcctcctccgcctcgagTCCCACgaccacctcgtcgccgtcgcgatCGTCTGCAAGCACTGGCTCCGCGTCGCCTCCGGCGagctcttcctccgccgcttccgTGTCATCcacccgccgcgcctcctcggcttctgcgtcgacgacggcggcggcggcgacgctgggCGGCGGCCGCAGTTCAAGGCACTCCCGCAGCAtccgggcgtcgccgccgccgccgcgcaccggaCGCGGCACCGGTTCTTCGGCGCGTTCGGCCACCTCGCCGGCTACCACCGTCCGTCCATCGCCGACTGCCGCGACGGCCGTGTCCTCGTCGAGTCCCCCGAcagagcgccgcggcggctcgGCATCAACACGCCGTACCGCTACACCGTGCTCCGGCCGCCCCACCCGCGTGAATCCGTGCAGCTCctccctccgctgccgccgccgccaggccgCGGCGCCGGGAAGCACGTCGTCGAACGCGTGTTCCTgcccgaggacggcggcggcggcggcggcgaccatggtATCACGCTGGTGTACGTGTTGCTGGTCGAGCGGAGAGTGACCGCGCGAGTGCACGTTCTTGActccggcggcgcgtggggagcGCCAACCACCGCGGAGACGGAGCTCCCGGCGCCGTCGTGCGACGACGCCGTGGACACCGTTCTGCCGCCGATCAACGGCGATGTCTACGTCGTGACGACCTCCGGCTACACGCTAGGTTTGCGTCTGGGCACCACGCGCTTCACCGTCGTCGAGCTCCCGGACGCGGCGAGGTCCTCCGCCAACTTCAGGATGGCATggtcacacgccgccgccgccgacgacgacgacgacgtcgctcGCGGCCGGCTCTGCCTCGTCCACGGCGACGGGACGCGGCTCAGCGTCTGGCACCGGAAAACGACGACCacggaggacgacggcggcgcggccggagTTGGGTGGCGGCTGGCCGACACGTTCTGCGTGCGCGAGGCGTGCGAGCGGATCGAGTGGCTTCCCGACGGCTGGTGGACCGGCCGTGTCGCGGTGATCGCCGTCGGCGACAACGCCGAGTTCGCGCTgctggacttggagaaggtcgGCGTCGTGATCTACGTGCACCTGCAGTGGAGGACGGTGAAGATGGTCTACGAGAGGAaactcgccgacgccgacgacggcggcggcggcggcggtgaccgccAGCGGCCGGTGAGGGTGTTCCCGCTGACGACGGTCTGGCCGCCGACGTTCCCGGCGTTGGACAAACCACGACAGAATTGCTGCGTCAGAAGCCCGGACGGTCTCGTCGGAGCCGTGGTGATGACGTGCCACGCCGGCTGGtcggcgacgtcgccgtcgtgctcccgccgggacgacgacgacgaggacgaggacgtcGGAGCAGTGCTCCCGGGCTGTTCGTGGGCCGGATGGTTCGATGACATGGCTGCAATGGTGGCCCAGCTCGCTGAATGGGCCGCGCAGCCCAGAAGCCCAAGAAGATGGCGTTGGTCTTGTCTCTGA